The following proteins are co-located in the Clostridiales bacterium genome:
- a CDS encoding DUF134 domain-containing protein, translated as MARPTKWRKIEHIPTVPYFIPSEKDFPESEKNILKLEELEAIRLKDLLGMEQEECAASMEVSRPTFQRILISAREKVADSLINGKTILIEGGNFTRNICPVKCAECGKEWKETYENLDAIKSGDYVCPDCGSQQVFCDQSCKDKPCRKSCCRRYLSMD; from the coding sequence ATGGCAAGACCGACTAAATGGCGAAAAATTGAACATATCCCCACTGTCCCCTATTTTATACCGTCTGAGAAAGATTTCCCAGAGTCAGAGAAAAATATTCTCAAACTGGAGGAATTGGAAGCGATCCGCCTGAAGGATCTCCTGGGTATGGAGCAGGAAGAATGCGCGGCAAGCATGGAGGTTTCCAGACCTACCTTTCAGCGTATCCTGATTTCTGCCAGAGAAAAGGTTGCGGACAGCCTGATCAACGGAAAAACCATCCTGATCGAAGGCGGCAATTTTACACGGAATATCTGCCCTGTAAAATGTGCAGAGTGCGGCAAAGAATGGAAAGAAACCTACGAAAACTTAGACGCGATTAAAAGTGGAGACTACGTCTGCCCCGATTGCGGATCTCAGCAGGTATTCTGTGATCAGAGCTGCAAAGATAAGCCCTGCCGTAAAAGCTGCTGCAGACGTTATCTCTCAATGGACTGA
- a CDS encoding exonuclease, with translation MVNSEFDFIVVDFETANNNLDSACSIGIVTVKGIHIVDKLHYFIKPPGGQFRESNTKIHGITFKDVESADTFLELWEKIRHYLEGGIVVAHNAQFDMSVLKNCLDTYNLTCSDFIYIDSISISSLALEEHVGSGLKDRATYFNIPLDNHHNALEDAYVATKLVTETMVRLNTPSIVWLALLNNLPAKQFCNLNATKSFIKKNSKYEKYNHIKISEFCCSQTEFDSNHPLYLKNCVLTGELQTMVRSIAIQKIVDVGGVVKSSVSNKTDFLIVGIQDKSVVGEDGRSSKEEKAYQMIMNGSNIRILNEEDFLKLFMLEQVI, from the coding sequence ATGGTAAACTCAGAATTTGATTTTATTGTTGTTGATTTTGAAACTGCCAATAATAATTTGGATAGTGCTTGTTCCATTGGTATTGTAACTGTTAAAGGGATACATATTGTTGATAAACTTCATTATTTTATAAAACCCCCTGGAGGTCAATTCAGAGAATCTAATACTAAGATCCACGGAATTACATTCAAAGATGTTGAGTCTGCAGACACATTTCTTGAACTATGGGAAAAAATAAGACATTATCTTGAAGGTGGAATTGTTGTGGCGCATAATGCTCAGTTTGATATGTCAGTTTTAAAAAATTGTCTAGATACATACAACTTGACCTGCTCAGATTTCATTTATATCGACAGTATATCAATATCATCGTTAGCCTTAGAGGAACATGTTGGTAGTGGCCTAAAAGACCGTGCTACATATTTTAATATTCCTTTAGATAACCATCATAATGCACTAGAAGATGCATATGTGGCCACAAAATTAGTTACTGAAACCATGGTGAGACTTAATACCCCATCAATAGTGTGGCTTGCCCTTCTAAATAACCTTCCTGCAAAACAATTTTGTAATCTTAATGCAACCAAATCATTTATAAAGAAAAATTCAAAGTATGAAAAATATAATCATATAAAAATTTCGGAATTTTGCTGCAGCCAGACGGAATTTGATTCCAATCATCCACTTTATTTAAAGAATTGTGTTTTAACAGGAGAACTTCAGACAATGGTAAGATCAATCGCAATTCAAAAGATAGTAGACGTTGGTGGTGTGGTCAAGAGCAGTGTTTCTAATAAAACGGATTTCTTAATTGTTGGTATACAAGATAAGTCCGTAGTTGGAGAAGATGGCCGGAGTTCAAAAGAGGAAAAGGCATACCAAATGATTATGAACGGCTCGAATATTAGAATTCTTAATGAAGAAGACTTCCTAAAGCTATTTATGCTTGAGCAAGTAATTTGA
- a CDS encoding Mrp/NBP35 family ATP-binding protein, whose protein sequence is MSENCNQSCGSCSEDCADRKSQPASLLEQPHECSHIGKVIAVVSGKGGVGKSLVTSMLAVSMNRLGYRTAVLDADITGPSVPKEFGIKEKAAATELGIMPVTTKTGIDIMSVNLILENETDPVIWRGPIISGMVKQFWTDVMWGDVDYLFIDMPPGTGDVPLTVFQSLPVDGIIIVTSPQELVSMIVSKAVKMAAMMNIPVLGLVENMSYLECPDCQNQIPIFGKSNLEEIAKTHGIKLIAKLPLNPALAELCDTGRIEDADVHHLQEITSDLSKL, encoded by the coding sequence ATGAGTGAAAATTGTAACCAAAGCTGTGGAAGCTGCAGCGAAGACTGCGCAGACCGAAAAAGTCAGCCTGCCAGCCTGCTGGAGCAGCCTCATGAGTGCAGTCACATTGGAAAAGTCATTGCAGTTGTAAGCGGAAAAGGAGGAGTGGGCAAGTCCCTCGTCACATCGATGCTTGCCGTATCTATGAATCGCCTCGGGTATCGCACTGCTGTTTTAGATGCCGATATCACAGGACCGTCTGTTCCAAAAGAATTCGGAATCAAAGAAAAAGCCGCAGCAACAGAATTAGGAATTATGCCCGTCACTACGAAAACCGGAATCGATATCATGTCCGTCAATCTAATCCTTGAGAACGAAACCGATCCGGTGATTTGGAGAGGCCCCATCATATCCGGCATGGTAAAGCAGTTTTGGACCGATGTCATGTGGGGGGATGTGGATTATCTGTTCATTGATATGCCTCCGGGAACAGGCGATGTTCCTCTCACCGTGTTTCAATCCCTTCCGGTGGACGGAATCATCATTGTTACATCACCTCAGGAGCTTGTTTCCATGATCGTTTCGAAAGCCGTAAAAATGGCTGCCATGATGAACATACCCGTCCTTGGACTCGTTGAAAACATGTCGTATTTGGAATGTCCCGACTGCCAGAATCAGATCCCGATTTTTGGAAAAAGCAACCTTGAAGAAATCGCCAAAACCCATGGAATTAAATTGATTGCAAAGCTGCCCTTGAATCCTGCGCTTGCAGAATTATGTGATACGGGAAGAATCGAAGATGCCGACGTCCACCATCTTCAGGAGATCACATCTGATCTGAGCAAGCTGTGA
- the ligA gene encoding NAD-dependent DNA ligase LigA, translating to MDINQKLYELRNTINYHNEKYYDLSDPEISDTKYDLLMQELKQIEKEYPELVTFDSPTQRVGGSAKREGGVKVQHKVPMLSLQDVFNKEDIYQFVNDMQSQFENPEFVVEQKIDGLSIAIRYENGDLSVATTRGDGITEGDDVTENIKVIKDVKGKLKEKVPYLEVRGEVYMTSKAFEAVNEQQELLGKQQFANPRNCASGTILQLDPNVARERNLSLFIFNIQDIEGMAFETHIQGYEFLKQQGIKVIENYSLCRTADEVWDAIVKIGENRGSLDYEIDGAVVKLNNLSYRETVGSTSKVPRWAVAYKYPPEEKETILLDIETSVGRTGRLTPTAVFKKISLCGTSVTRATLHNQDNIDNLDIRIGDTIVVFKSGEIIPKIKNVVIEKRTIESLLNNVSYKLPSACPVCGKKTVREEDTADLKCINPNCPAQLEKLIINFVGRQAMDIKGFGESFVVELIRKKYIKDIADIYSLFKYRDELVERSILGKEKNTDKLLENIDKSKANEAHKLLTGLGIPNIGKAAAKEILKHFKSIIELQYATVDELKQVSDIGDASAESIRSFFDDLNNQEIIRRLNEYGVNLNSSQNSNTDKRLSGKIFVITGTLPTMDRNQATQLIESFGGKVTNSVSKKTDYVVAGENAGSKLTDAQNLNKQILSEKELVDLLS from the coding sequence ATGGACATAAACCAAAAACTTTATGAACTTAGAAATACTATTAACTATCATAATGAAAAATACTATGATCTCAGCGATCCGGAAATTTCTGACACTAAATATGATTTATTGATGCAAGAGCTGAAACAAATTGAAAAAGAATATCCAGAATTAGTCACTTTTGATTCACCTACTCAAAGGGTTGGGGGTAGTGCAAAAAGAGAAGGTGGAGTAAAGGTCCAACATAAAGTTCCTATGCTTAGTTTGCAGGATGTGTTTAACAAAGAGGATATATATCAATTTGTTAATGATATGCAAAGCCAATTTGAAAATCCTGAATTTGTAGTGGAGCAGAAAATTGATGGACTTTCAATTGCCATACGATATGAAAATGGTGACTTAAGTGTGGCTACTACTCGAGGTGACGGTATAACTGAAGGCGATGATGTTACAGAGAATATTAAAGTTATTAAGGATGTCAAAGGTAAGCTAAAAGAAAAAGTACCGTATCTAGAAGTGCGTGGTGAAGTATACATGACCTCCAAGGCATTTGAGGCAGTCAATGAACAGCAGGAACTTCTGGGAAAACAACAGTTTGCGAACCCACGAAACTGTGCATCAGGAACAATACTTCAACTTGATCCAAACGTGGCTAGAGAAAGAAATCTATCACTTTTTATATTTAATATTCAGGACATTGAAGGAATGGCCTTTGAAACGCATATTCAGGGGTATGAGTTCTTAAAACAGCAAGGCATAAAAGTTATTGAAAACTATTCATTATGCAGAACAGCAGACGAGGTTTGGGATGCAATTGTTAAGATTGGTGAGAATCGTGGATCTTTGGATTATGAAATTGATGGAGCGGTAGTCAAACTAAATAATTTAAGTTATAGAGAAACAGTCGGAAGCACGTCAAAGGTCCCTAGATGGGCGGTAGCATATAAATATCCGCCAGAAGAGAAAGAGACGATCCTACTTGATATTGAGACATCAGTTGGTAGGACCGGAAGGCTTACGCCGACCGCGGTCTTTAAAAAAATATCTTTATGTGGAACCTCTGTCACAAGGGCCACACTTCATAATCAAGACAATATTGACAACCTGGACATTCGCATAGGCGATACAATTGTTGTTTTTAAATCTGGCGAAATTATCCCCAAGATTAAAAACGTTGTAATTGAAAAACGAACAATAGAATCATTATTAAATAATGTGTCTTATAAGTTACCGAGTGCTTGCCCAGTATGTGGCAAGAAAACGGTACGTGAAGAAGACACAGCTGATTTAAAGTGCATAAATCCCAATTGTCCTGCTCAACTTGAAAAGTTGATAATAAATTTTGTTGGTAGACAAGCAATGGATATTAAAGGATTTGGGGAATCATTTGTAGTTGAGCTCATAAGAAAAAAATATATCAAAGACATTGCTGACATTTATTCTTTATTCAAATACAGAGATGAATTAGTTGAACGTTCCATTTTGGGAAAGGAAAAAAATACAGATAAACTCTTAGAAAATATTGATAAATCAAAAGCCAATGAAGCACATAAATTATTGACTGGTCTTGGCATACCTAATATTGGTAAGGCTGCAGCAAAAGAAATTTTAAAACATTTCAAATCAATAATAGAGTTGCAGTATGCTACAGTTGATGAATTGAAGCAGGTTTCGGATATTGGTGATGCCAGTGCAGAGTCTATTCGCAGTTTTTTTGATGATCTCAATAACCAAGAAATTATTCGCAGACTTAATGAATATGGCGTCAATTTGAATTCATCCCAAAATAGTAATACAGATAAAAGGCTAAGTGGTAAGATATTTGTTATCACAGGTACTCTTCCAACAATGGATCGCAACCAAGCAACGCAATTAATTGAATCGTTCGGAGGGAAAGTAACGAATTCAGTATCTAAAAAGACGGACTATGTCGTAGCTGGGGAGAATGCTGGAAGTAAATTGACTGATGCGCAGAATTTGAATAAACAAATTTTGTCGGAGAAAGAACTAGTGGATTTACTATCGTGA